A window from Embleya scabrispora encodes these proteins:
- a CDS encoding polysaccharide deacetylase family protein, whose translation MDVGRRVVLAAALGALTAGCSEAGKSATPTTAPPAPAAGRPAPPGDTPRPTATAPAAAGPTRAEIVARYGKQTPTGWGLEVPGSLSRLPGNAKVVALTFDACGGKGGSEYDRALIDFLHERSVPATLFVNSRWIDENPAVLRQLAADPLFEIANHGTRHLPLSVSGRSAYGIPGTRDAGEVYDEVSGNRARLAELLGHPPKFFRSGTAYCDDVAARIVTDLGERFASFHVNADGGATFTPEQVRRAMRDVRPGSVVIGHFNHPRGGTAAGIRLAVPELLQQGYGFVRLSDAPQS comes from the coding sequence ATGGATGTCGGCCGGCGGGTGGTGTTGGCGGCTGCGCTCGGTGCGCTGACGGCGGGGTGTTCGGAAGCGGGGAAGAGCGCCACGCCGACGACGGCTCCGCCGGCGCCTGCCGCCGGCCGGCCCGCGCCGCCCGGCGATACGCCCCGGCCGACCGCGACCGCGCCGGCCGCCGCCGGTCCGACGCGCGCGGAGATCGTCGCCCGGTACGGGAAGCAGACGCCCACCGGCTGGGGCCTCGAGGTGCCCGGGTCGTTGTCCCGGCTGCCGGGCAACGCCAAGGTGGTCGCGCTGACGTTCGACGCCTGTGGCGGCAAGGGCGGCAGCGAATACGACCGGGCCCTGATCGACTTTCTGCACGAACGCTCCGTGCCCGCGACGCTGTTCGTCAACTCCCGGTGGATCGACGAGAATCCGGCCGTACTGCGGCAACTGGCCGCCGATCCGCTGTTCGAGATCGCCAACCATGGCACCCGGCACCTGCCGCTGTCCGTGTCCGGGCGCTCCGCGTACGGGATCCCCGGGACCCGGGACGCGGGCGAGGTCTACGACGAGGTCTCCGGGAACCGGGCCAGGCTCGCCGAACTCCTCGGCCACCCACCGAAGTTCTTCCGCTCCGGCACCGCGTATTGCGACGACGTGGCGGCGAGGATCGTCACCGATCTCGGTGAGCGGTTCGCGAGCTTCCACGTGAACGCCGACGGCGGGGCCACCTTCACCCCCGAACAGGTGCGCAGGGCCATGCGCGACGTACGCCCGGGTTCGGTCGTGATCGGCCACTTCAACCACCCACGCGGTGGTACGGCGGCCGGGATCCGTCTGGCCGTGCCCGAACTCCTCCAGCAGGGCTACGGGTTCGTCCGGCTCTCGGACGCTCCGCAGTCCTGA
- a CDS encoding VOC family protein produces MAVRIDLTLDCADALLLAGFWKTALGYIDEPPPAPFETRLEWMAHVAPDEEIVGGVITDAAWLCDPDGVGPRLSILAVPEPKTVKNRLHLDIRVPWHADPAERWARVLAKSARLVEAGGRVLTEDAGHHVVMADPEGNEFCVAVAPAPAPTRD; encoded by the coding sequence ATGGCTGTCCGTATCGATCTCACGCTCGACTGTGCCGATGCCCTGCTCCTGGCCGGCTTCTGGAAGACCGCGCTCGGTTACATCGACGAGCCGCCGCCCGCCCCCTTCGAGACGCGCCTGGAGTGGATGGCCCACGTCGCGCCCGACGAGGAGATCGTCGGCGGCGTGATCACGGACGCGGCCTGGTTGTGCGACCCCGACGGGGTCGGGCCCCGGCTGAGCATCCTGGCCGTTCCGGAGCCGAAGACCGTGAAGAATCGGCTGCACCTGGACATCCGGGTCCCGTGGCACGCCGACCCGGCGGAGCGGTGGGCGCGCGTCCTGGCGAAATCCGCGCGGTTGGTGGAGGCGGGCGGCCGGGTGCTGACCGAAGACGCGGGTCATCATGTGGTGATGGCCGATCCCGAGGGCAACGAGTTCTGCGTCGCGGTGGCCCCCGCCCCGGCCCCCACCCGCGACTGA